From Ailuropoda melanoleuca isolate Jingjing chromosome 8, ASM200744v2, whole genome shotgun sequence, a single genomic window includes:
- the LOC100480132 gene encoding Fc receptor-like protein 2 isoform X1, whose protein sequence is MLLWSLLLVLGAVDAQSDWLSIDMPRHVYEGDEVVVRCSGDSNDMIGKVMYYKDGSLLATYHGISSHTISNARPSDSGSYSCEVHELFYRFRTEKTRSVWLTVQELFPAPTLTVGPLQPTEGSSVTLSCDTRLPWDRSGTQLHYSFFRDNHTLRSDGSSSEFQISAIQKEDSGYYWCEVATASHSVSKQSHRSHVLVQSVPVSGALLETQPQGGRLLAGERLVLVCSVAEGTGDTTFSWHREDTGERLGSKRQRSRKAELEILAVGGSHAGRYYCTADNGHGLARSAALNVTVTVPVSRPVLTLRVPGTRAVVGDVMELCCEAQSGSPPILYRFYHEDVTLGNISAPSGGGASFNLSLTAEHSGNYSCEADNGLGPQRSEAVPLSVTEPPPKIRLTNGPHRCEGRVEVEQDGRWGTVCDDGWDMKDVAVVCQELGCGAAKHTPAGMLYPPLAEEDQSVFIQVALCEGTEDALAECEQVEAFDCDHSEDAGAVCEGEGRAQGADWAPSSENRPSTLHSHLQATPLFATGEWSGQPQSSREVMQGRKGLRACWY, encoded by the exons ATGCTGCTGTGGTCACTGCTTCTGGTCCTCG GTGCGGTGGATGCCCAGTCTG ACTGGCTGAGCATTGACATGCCGCGCCACGTGTATGAAGGAGACGAGGTGGTTGTGAGGTGCTCCGGGGACAGCAATGACATGATAGGGAAAGTGATGTACTACAAGGATGGATCTCTGCTGGCCACTTACCACGGGATCTCGAGCCACACCATCTCAAATGCAAGACCCAGTGACAGCGGGTCCTACTCCTGTGAGGTCCACGAGCTGTTCTACAGATTTAGGACAGAAAAAACGAGATCTGTATGGCTCACTGTCCAAG aGCTGTTTCCAGCACCCACGCTAACCGTTGGGCCCTTGCAGCCCACCGAGGGGAGCTCAGTGACCCTGTCCTGTGACACCCGGCTCCCCTGGGACAGGTCAGGGACGCAGCTCCACTACTCCTTCTTCAGGGATAACCACACCCTGAGATCGGACGGGAGCTCATCAGAGTTTCAGATCTCGGCCATACAGAAGGAGGACTCGGGATACTACTGGTGTGAGGTGGCGACGGCCTCCCACAGCGTCTCGAAGCAGAGTCATCGGTCCCACGTGCTCGTGCAGA GTGTCCCAGTGTCTGGAGCCCTCTTGGAGACCCAGCCCCAGGGGGGCCGGCTGCTGGCAGGGGAGCGTCTGGTCCTCGTCTGCTCCGTGGCTGAAGGCACAGGGGACACCACGTTCTCCTGGCACAGAGAGGACACGGGGGAGCGTCTGGGCAGCAAGCGTCAGCGCTCCCGGAAAGCAGAGCTGGAGATCCTTGCTGTCGGGGGGAGCCACGCGGGCCGCTACTACTGCACGGCGGACAACGGCCACGGCCTGGCCCGCAGCGCGGCCCTGAACGTCACTGTGACAG TTCCAGTGTCCCGCCCCGTCCTCACCCTCAGGGTGCCTGGAACCCGGGCCGTGGTGGGGGACGTGATGGAGCTTTGCTGTGAGGCCCAGAGTGGCTCTCCCCCGATCCTGTACCGGTTTTATCACGAGGATGTCACCCTGGGGAACATCTCGGCCCCCTCTGGAGGAGGAGCGTCCTTCAACCTGTCTCTGACCgcagaacattctggaaactaCTCCTGCGAGGCCGACAATGGCCTGGGGCCCCAGCGCAGCGAGGCGGTGCCACTCAGTGTCACAG AGCCCCCACCCAAAATCCGCTTGACAAACGGTCCTCACCGCTGCGAAGGGCGGGTGGAGGTGGAACAGGATGGCCGCTGGGGCACCGTGTGTGATGACGGCTGGGACATGAAGGACGTGGCCGTGGTGTGCCAGGAGCTGGGCTGCGGAGCGGCCAAGCACACCCCTGCTGGCATGCTGTACCCACCGTTGGCGGAGGAGGACCAGTCCGTGTTTATTCAAGTGGCCCTGTGCGAGGGCACCGAAGATGCTCTGGCTGAATGTGAGCAGGTTGAGGCCTTTGACTGTGATCACAGTGAGGATGCAGGTGCGGTGTGTGAAggtgagggcagggcccagggtgCAGACTGGGCACCCAGCTCTGAGAACCGTCCCTCCACTCTCCACAGCCACCTCCAGGCCACCCCACTGTTCGCCACGGGAGAGTGGTCAGGACAGCCCCAGAGTTCACGTGAGGTTATGCAGGGTCGGAAAGGACTCCGTGCGTGCTGGTATTAG
- the LOC100480132 gene encoding Fc receptor-like protein 2 isoform X3, giving the protein MAHCPRDNHTLRSDGSSSEFQISAIQKEDSGYYWCEVATASHSVSKQSHRSHVLVQSVPVSGALLETQPQGGRLLAGERLVLVCSVAEGTGDTTFSWHREDTGERLGSKRQRSRKAELEILAVGGSHAGRYYCTADNGHGLARSAALNVTVTVPVSRPVLTLRVPGTRAVVGDVMELCCEAQSGSPPILYRFYHEDVTLGNISAPSGGGASFNLSLTAEHSGNYSCEADNGLGPQRSEAVPLSVTEPPPKIRLTNGPHRCEGRVEVEQDGRWGTVCDDGWDMKDVAVVCQELGCGAAKHTPAGMLYPPLAEEDQSVFIQVALCEGTEDALAECEQVEAFDCDHSEDAGAVCEGEGRAQGADWAPSSENRPSTLHSHLQATPLFATGEWSGQPQSSREVMQGRKGLRACWY; this is encoded by the exons ATGGCTCACTGTCCAAG GGATAACCACACCCTGAGATCGGACGGGAGCTCATCAGAGTTTCAGATCTCGGCCATACAGAAGGAGGACTCGGGATACTACTGGTGTGAGGTGGCGACGGCCTCCCACAGCGTCTCGAAGCAGAGTCATCGGTCCCACGTGCTCGTGCAGA GTGTCCCAGTGTCTGGAGCCCTCTTGGAGACCCAGCCCCAGGGGGGCCGGCTGCTGGCAGGGGAGCGTCTGGTCCTCGTCTGCTCCGTGGCTGAAGGCACAGGGGACACCACGTTCTCCTGGCACAGAGAGGACACGGGGGAGCGTCTGGGCAGCAAGCGTCAGCGCTCCCGGAAAGCAGAGCTGGAGATCCTTGCTGTCGGGGGGAGCCACGCGGGCCGCTACTACTGCACGGCGGACAACGGCCACGGCCTGGCCCGCAGCGCGGCCCTGAACGTCACTGTGACAG TTCCAGTGTCCCGCCCCGTCCTCACCCTCAGGGTGCCTGGAACCCGGGCCGTGGTGGGGGACGTGATGGAGCTTTGCTGTGAGGCCCAGAGTGGCTCTCCCCCGATCCTGTACCGGTTTTATCACGAGGATGTCACCCTGGGGAACATCTCGGCCCCCTCTGGAGGAGGAGCGTCCTTCAACCTGTCTCTGACCgcagaacattctggaaactaCTCCTGCGAGGCCGACAATGGCCTGGGGCCCCAGCGCAGCGAGGCGGTGCCACTCAGTGTCACAG AGCCCCCACCCAAAATCCGCTTGACAAACGGTCCTCACCGCTGCGAAGGGCGGGTGGAGGTGGAACAGGATGGCCGCTGGGGCACCGTGTGTGATGACGGCTGGGACATGAAGGACGTGGCCGTGGTGTGCCAGGAGCTGGGCTGCGGAGCGGCCAAGCACACCCCTGCTGGCATGCTGTACCCACCGTTGGCGGAGGAGGACCAGTCCGTGTTTATTCAAGTGGCCCTGTGCGAGGGCACCGAAGATGCTCTGGCTGAATGTGAGCAGGTTGAGGCCTTTGACTGTGATCACAGTGAGGATGCAGGTGCGGTGTGTGAAggtgagggcagggcccagggtgCAGACTGGGCACCCAGCTCTGAGAACCGTCCCTCCACTCTCCACAGCCACCTCCAGGCCACCCCACTGTTCGCCACGGGAGAGTGGTCAGGACAGCCCCAGAGTTCACGTGAGGTTATGCAGGGTCGGAAAGGACTCCGTGCGTGCTGGTATTAG
- the LOC100480132 gene encoding Fc receptor-like protein 2 isoform X2: protein MLLWSLLLVLGAVDAQSDWLSIDMPRHVYEGDEVVVRCSGDSNDMIGKVMYYKDGSLLATYHGISSHTISNARPSDSGSYSCEVHELFYRFRTEKTRSVWLTVQELFPAPTLTVGPLQPTEGSSVTLSCDTRLPWDRSGTQLHYSFFRDNHTLRSDGSSSEFQISAIQKEDSGYYWCEVATASHSVSKQSHRSHVLVQSVPVSGALLETQPQGGRLLAGERLVLVCSVAEGTGDTTFSWHREDTGERLGSKRQRSRKAELEILAVGGSHAGRYYCTADNGHGLARSAALNVTVTVPVSRPVLTLRVPGTRAVVGDVMELCCEAQSGSPPILYRFYHEDVTLGNISAPSGGGASFNLSLTAEHSGNYSCEADNGLGPQRSEAVPLSVTEPPPKIRLTNGPHRCEGRVEVEQDGRWGTVCDDGWDMKDVAVVCQELGCGAAKHTPAGMLYPPLAEEDQSVFIQVALCEGTEDALAECEQVEAFDCDHSEDAGAVCEAFLPHFS, encoded by the exons ATGCTGCTGTGGTCACTGCTTCTGGTCCTCG GTGCGGTGGATGCCCAGTCTG ACTGGCTGAGCATTGACATGCCGCGCCACGTGTATGAAGGAGACGAGGTGGTTGTGAGGTGCTCCGGGGACAGCAATGACATGATAGGGAAAGTGATGTACTACAAGGATGGATCTCTGCTGGCCACTTACCACGGGATCTCGAGCCACACCATCTCAAATGCAAGACCCAGTGACAGCGGGTCCTACTCCTGTGAGGTCCACGAGCTGTTCTACAGATTTAGGACAGAAAAAACGAGATCTGTATGGCTCACTGTCCAAG aGCTGTTTCCAGCACCCACGCTAACCGTTGGGCCCTTGCAGCCCACCGAGGGGAGCTCAGTGACCCTGTCCTGTGACACCCGGCTCCCCTGGGACAGGTCAGGGACGCAGCTCCACTACTCCTTCTTCAGGGATAACCACACCCTGAGATCGGACGGGAGCTCATCAGAGTTTCAGATCTCGGCCATACAGAAGGAGGACTCGGGATACTACTGGTGTGAGGTGGCGACGGCCTCCCACAGCGTCTCGAAGCAGAGTCATCGGTCCCACGTGCTCGTGCAGA GTGTCCCAGTGTCTGGAGCCCTCTTGGAGACCCAGCCCCAGGGGGGCCGGCTGCTGGCAGGGGAGCGTCTGGTCCTCGTCTGCTCCGTGGCTGAAGGCACAGGGGACACCACGTTCTCCTGGCACAGAGAGGACACGGGGGAGCGTCTGGGCAGCAAGCGTCAGCGCTCCCGGAAAGCAGAGCTGGAGATCCTTGCTGTCGGGGGGAGCCACGCGGGCCGCTACTACTGCACGGCGGACAACGGCCACGGCCTGGCCCGCAGCGCGGCCCTGAACGTCACTGTGACAG TTCCAGTGTCCCGCCCCGTCCTCACCCTCAGGGTGCCTGGAACCCGGGCCGTGGTGGGGGACGTGATGGAGCTTTGCTGTGAGGCCCAGAGTGGCTCTCCCCCGATCCTGTACCGGTTTTATCACGAGGATGTCACCCTGGGGAACATCTCGGCCCCCTCTGGAGGAGGAGCGTCCTTCAACCTGTCTCTGACCgcagaacattctggaaactaCTCCTGCGAGGCCGACAATGGCCTGGGGCCCCAGCGCAGCGAGGCGGTGCCACTCAGTGTCACAG AGCCCCCACCCAAAATCCGCTTGACAAACGGTCCTCACCGCTGCGAAGGGCGGGTGGAGGTGGAACAGGATGGCCGCTGGGGCACCGTGTGTGATGACGGCTGGGACATGAAGGACGTGGCCGTGGTGTGCCAGGAGCTGGGCTGCGGAGCGGCCAAGCACACCCCTGCTGGCATGCTGTACCCACCGTTGGCGGAGGAGGACCAGTCCGTGTTTATTCAAGTGGCCCTGTGCGAGGGCACCGAAGATGCTCTGGCTGAATGTGAGCAGGTTGAGGCCTTTGACTGTGATCACAGTGAGGATGCAGGTGCGGTGTGTGAAg CGTTCTTGCCTCATTTTTCTTGA